A stretch of the Vulcanisaeta souniana JCM 11219 genome encodes the following:
- a CDS encoding acetoacetate decarboxylase family protein, whose product MVLKGGDKGFGIPLNAPLYPSSTTATRIDYSRVKVAMALTNIEPRSVEPLLPEGVDLAFEMAAFWVGDYGISTVGVYREVLIALPVRTEGIELAYYIPYIYVTNDAAMAAGRELAGAPKKLGDIRFVINDYGLVIGTLDRGGELMRIEIAISNRLGLEQLDTFKALMPRKDNTVTLPLLSIRTLPPLPDGTPGIAQLIQWYAKFTFMPRENPQIWSGETRVKLGGTPFDPLDDIKVNGVIAGFYIEGDMELGIIRSIREWKLTWK is encoded by the coding sequence ATGGTTCTAAAGGGCGGCGATAAGGGGTTTGGAATACCGTTAAATGCACCCTTATACCCATCATCAACTACGGCGACTAGGATCGATTATAGCAGGGTTAAGGTGGCCATGGCGCTTACGAATATTGAACCGAGGTCCGTGGAACCATTACTGCCAGAGGGTGTTGACTTGGCCTTTGAGATGGCTGCCTTCTGGGTTGGTGATTACGGGATATCGACGGTTGGGGTCTACAGGGAGGTATTGATAGCGCTGCCCGTGAGGACTGAGGGCATTGAACTTGCCTATTACATACCATACATCTACGTAACTAACGACGCGGCCATGGCAGCGGGTAGGGAGTTGGCAGGTGCACCTAAGAAGCTTGGTGACATTAGGTTTGTGATTAATGATTATGGATTAGTGATAGGTACGTTAGATAGGGGTGGTGAATTAATGAGGATCGAGATCGCAATAAGTAATAGACTAGGCCTTGAGCAGTTGGATACCTTCAAGGCGTTAATGCCTAGGAAAGATAACACCGTTACATTACCCCTACTCTCAATAAGGACACTACCACCACTGCCTGACGGCACGCCCGGCATCGCCCAATTAATACAGTGGTATGCAAAGTTCACCTTCATGCCAAGGGAGAACCCACAGATATGGAGTGGCGAGACCAGGGTTAAACTAGGAGGTACGCCTTTCGACCCACTTGATGATATTAAGGTAAATGGGGTAATCGCAGGTTTCTATATTGAGGGTGATATGGAATTAGGGATCATCAGGAGCATCAGGGAGTGGAAGCTTACCTGGAAATAA
- a CDS encoding SCP2 sterol-binding domain-containing protein — protein sequence MSSEGFIYPSPQWAEAFCKALNENQEYREAAKDWRWDVAFVAMNIPENVVDKLSEILGLPKPKDLGVKVDSGAIKLVLRNGTCQGSEFYIDLPINLPTEIKLPGNIKIGKVDADFVLEATYSLWKDLILGKADAVSSLLSRKIKVKKGSFLTLMQYSSAAVKLANTTRNVPTKFID from the coding sequence ATGTCAAGCGAGGGCTTTATATATCCAAGTCCCCAGTGGGCTGAGGCATTTTGTAAGGCGTTGAATGAGAACCAGGAGTACAGGGAGGCCGCCAAGGACTGGAGGTGGGACGTAGCCTTCGTGGCGATGAACATTCCGGAAAACGTCGTTGATAAGCTATCAGAAATTCTCGGATTACCCAAACCAAAGGACCTCGGGGTCAAGGTCGACTCCGGCGCAATAAAGCTCGTGCTCAGGAATGGAACATGCCAGGGCAGCGAGTTCTACATTGACTTACCGATTAATCTACCGACGGAGATAAAGCTACCAGGGAATATAAAGATTGGTAAGGTGGATGCGGACTTCGTGCTAGAGGCTACGTACTCACTATGGAAGGACCTAATCCTGGGTAAGGCTGATGCAGTCTCCTCATTACTCTCAAGGAAGATAAAGGTTAAGAAGGGTAGCTTCCTAACTCTAATGCAGTATTCATCAGCTGCGGTGAAGCTCGCGAACACCACAAGGAATGTACCAACAAAGTTCATAGACTAG
- a CDS encoding acyl-CoA dehydrogenase family protein — protein sequence MSFVDLDRTNDEDELMRKNIRRLAEEVLRPLSIKLDKMKPRDRVAPGSPLFDAIRELKRMGLHRIHLPRENGGLGLTNLQRYMVDEELGWGSLGFATLIGVDAIPLTITALFGSEGIRDEIVKPWIEDTEGKYIGCWGVTEPEHGSDYILAFRDEDVESFGMGNVIIEHDGDEWVINGQKSAWVSAAPVCTHMGLHAQLRDGKSLRDGAFVIVPLNLKGVRKGEPVDMLGNRECPQGPVFFDNVRVPDDYVIAQPPFYELFSDQLLNLTSVNMGAFSVGLARAAFEEALKYARSRIQGGKPLIEHKNIKLKIYEMFERVEAARYYVRKAMDFVYTKFFVDQSFTTPPRYARAAQVYAKKIAFEVAHDALQIFGAYGLSGEFIIEKLFRDARALLIEDGTVEALSLDAADDIARNYGL from the coding sequence ATGAGTTTTGTGGATCTCGATAGGACGAACGACGAGGACGAATTAATGAGAAAAAACATACGTAGGTTGGCTGAGGAGGTCCTTAGGCCATTATCCATAAAGTTAGACAAAATGAAACCCAGGGATCGCGTTGCCCCCGGCTCGCCATTATTTGACGCAATTAGGGAACTAAAGAGAATGGGACTGCACAGAATCCATTTACCCAGGGAGAACGGAGGCCTTGGTCTAACTAATTTGCAGAGGTACATGGTTGATGAGGAGCTTGGTTGGGGTAGTCTGGGGTTTGCAACACTCATTGGTGTCGATGCAATACCACTAACAATAACCGCATTATTTGGCTCGGAGGGAATTAGGGATGAAATTGTTAAGCCCTGGATTGAGGATACCGAGGGTAAGTACATTGGTTGTTGGGGGGTCACCGAGCCCGAGCATGGCAGTGACTACATACTTGCCTTTAGGGATGAGGACGTGGAGTCCTTCGGCATGGGTAACGTGATTATCGAGCACGATGGCGATGAATGGGTCATAAACGGACAGAAGTCTGCCTGGGTATCAGCAGCGCCAGTGTGCACCCACATGGGCCTCCATGCGCAGTTAAGGGATGGCAAGAGCCTTAGGGATGGCGCATTCGTTATAGTGCCTCTCAACCTGAAGGGCGTTAGGAAGGGTGAGCCAGTTGACATGCTTGGCAATAGGGAATGCCCACAGGGACCGGTGTTCTTCGATAACGTGCGTGTGCCTGACGACTACGTAATTGCCCAGCCACCGTTTTACGAGTTATTCTCGGATCAATTACTTAATTTAACTAGTGTTAACATGGGCGCGTTCTCTGTGGGTCTCGCCAGGGCAGCCTTTGAGGAGGCCCTAAAGTACGCGAGGAGTAGGATACAGGGTGGTAAGCCATTGATTGAGCATAAGAACATTAAGTTGAAGATTTATGAAATGTTTGAGAGGGTGGAGGCTGCTAGGTACTACGTTAGGAAGGCCATGGACTTCGTTTACACGAAGTTCTTTGTGGACCAATCCTTCACCACACCACCCAGGTACGCCAGGGCCGCCCAGGTGTATGCCAAGAAGATTGCCTTTGAGGTTGCTCATGATGCTTTACAGATATTTGGCGCCTATGGACTCAGTGGAGAATTCATTATTGAGAAGTTGTTTAGGGATGCTAGGGCGTTGCTCATTGAGGATGGCACGGTGGAGGCACTGAGCCTTGATGCTGCTGATGATATTGCCCGAAATTATGGTTTATAA